The window GCTTGGTGGAAATTTTTTGTGCAGCAGCGCGCCGACATGGTACCGCTTGACGCGGCTATCATCATGAATCCTAAAGTCTGGGAAGCAAGCGGACACTTGCAAAACTTTCATGATCAGTTAGTGGAGTGCAAAAAATGTCATCAAAGATTTCGCGCTGACCATTTGCTAGAGATGATTAGTGCTAGACCAGAACACGAAAAACAGCCGGTCAAATCTATTAGTGAGATCAATTGTCCTGAATGCGGTGGCAACCTGACCGAACCGAAGAATTTCAACCAAATGCTGAAGACCTTTCTTGGTCCGACAGAAGATAGTACTAGCATAGCCTATTTACGTCCGGAAACAGCTGGCGGTATGTTTGTTAATTTCAAAAACATCCAGACCACAACTCGCCGTCGACTGCCATTTGGTATTGCTCAGATCGGCAAATGCTTCCGCAACGAAATCACCACCGGCAATTTTATTTTCCGTACTCGTGAGTTTGAGATAGGGGAGTTTGAATATTTTATCCATCCAAACGACTGGGAAAAAGTTTTTGAGATGTGGCTAGGGGAAATCAAGCGCTGGTGGTCAGATATTATGCAAATCAACATGAATAACATTGTCTGGCATGAGATCCCTGACGGCGAACGAGCGCACTACAGTAAAAGAACCGTTGATATCGAATATAAATATCCTTTTGGCATCAAAGAATTGCACGGCATTGCTTATCGCACCGATTACGATCTGTCACGTCATGAAGCAGTTAGTGGTCAGGATATGCATTTTACCGACCCGGAAACCGGAGAAAAATATCTACCGCATGTTATTGAGCCAACCTTTGGTATTGACCGCATGATTCTTGTCGCGCTGCTGGAAGCCTATCACGAAGAAGACGCGCCAACAGCCGAAGAAGGAGAAACCGAAAAACGCATAGTAATGAAATTCCCCAAGAATTTAGCGCCGATTCAAGTAGCCGTTTTGCCACTTTCCAAAAAAGAAGAATTGTCGGTTATTGCCAAACCGCTTGCAGATACTTTGCGTAAACACTTCATGGTTGATTATGACGAAACCCAAAGTATTGGTAAACGCTACCGTCGCCAAGATGAAATTGGCACCCCGTATTGCATTACCGTTGATTTTGACTCGATAAACGATAAGGCTGTTACCGTCCGCGACCGCGACACTATGGCACAAGAAAGGATAAAAATAGAAGAGTTAATTGATTACCTTAAGGCGAAACTTCAATAAGTATAGGGGGATAGTATGCAGTATATAGGGTTTTAATTTATTTCCTGCATACTTAAACTTGACATATGCTCTTCCTCCCATTATTATTAAATAACAGACTCTAACTACCTAATCTAAAAATACAAAGCAGCACGTAAAGGGCTTTTTTTGTTAACACTATTATGGACCAACTAATTTTAACATCAGAAGGATTGGACAAACTTAAAAAAGAACTAGAAGAATCAATGGCAAAGAGAAAGGTTATAGCGGGAAAAATTGAACATGCTAAAAGCTTGGGTGATTTGTCGGAAAATTTTGAATATCAGGAAGCTAAAGAAGACCAGTCATTTAACGAAACCAGGATTTTAGAACTAGAAGATATGATTAAACGCGCAGTTGTTTCCGGCGTAGCGCATAAGGGCGGAACGATCAACCTTGGTTCAAAAATAAAAGTGAAGATAAACGACAAACTTCAAGAGTTCAAAATTGTCAGTTTTAACGAAGCCGACCCGGTAAAAGGTCTTATTTCCAACGAATCGCCACTAGGTCAGGCATTTCTGGGTCGTCTTGTTGGTGATAAATTCGAAGTGGTGATTCCTAGAGGCAAAATGGTTTGTGAAATAATAGCCGTAGAATAGTGATTGATTGAAAAAAAATAGGACGGGTAAAACCTCCTGTTTTTTAGTTGCTATAAACGGTTTTTTTCGCTAAAATAGTACTATATCTATTAAATTAACTTTATGACCAAAAAAGACGCCCAACAAAATAATAATAACGAACTGAGCGAGGAATCTGTCCGCTTAGAAAAACTACAACGAATCAAAGATCGTGGCATCGCCCCATATCCGGAAAAATTTGATAAAACCCATAGTTTAGCTGAGGCCCTAGGAGAAAAAGAAGGCAAAAAGGTGGCGGTTGCCGGTCGGCTGATGACTTTTCGCGACATGGGTAAGTTGACCTTTGCTCACTTGCAAGATGCTTCCGGTAAAATGCAAATTGTTTTCAAACAAGACGAACTAGGTAATGATGAATATAAATTTTTGCTCAAAAATATTGATCTGGGAGATTTTCTTGGTATTGAAGGCGAAGCTTTTACCACTCAAAAGGGGGAGCGCTCAATCTTAGTAAAAAAATGGACATTCCTTGGCAAAGCACTTCGACCGCTGCCGGAAAAATGGCATGGTCTACAAGACCAAGAAGCCAAATACCGTCAGCGTTACCTGGATCTAATCTCCAATCGCGACACTCTGGAACGCTTTATTTTGCGCTCCAACTTTATTCGTGCGCTCCGCGAATTTTACTGGCAGGAAGGTTTTTATGAAGTCGAAACACCAACGCTGCTTCACAGTGCTACTGGCGCCGCAGCGCGACCATATAAAACGCACAACAACGCTCTGGATATTGATGTTGTACTACGCATCTCCCATGAATTACCGCTTAAGGAATTAATCGTCGGTGGTTTTGAGAAAATATTTGAGATTGGTAAGGCTTTTCGTAATGAAGGTCACGATCCGTCGCATCTACCCGAACACACTCATATCGAGCACTACTGTGCTTACTGGAACTACGAAGACAATATCGCCTTTACCGAAAAAATGTTTGATTACCTTTTTGATAAATTAAACATACCCAAAAAAATTACTATTCAAGACAAAGACGGTAATCCACGCGAAGTGGATTTTACCACTCCTTGGAAAAAAATTGATTTTATCGAAACAGTAAACAAAGACTCTGGTCTCGACATTATGTCTTATACCGACGTCAAAGATTTGCGTGCCGACTGCAAAAAGAAAGAAATTGAAATAGAAGACGCCGAAAATATGGGACTGTCGACTTTGATTGATAATATTTACAAAAAATTCTCTCGACCCAAAATTGTAAACCCAACTATTCTTTATCATTATCCAAAAGTAGTACAGCCATT of the Patescibacteria group bacterium genome contains:
- a CDS encoding glycine--tRNA ligase, which translates into the protein MTEENLMDKIVSLCKRRGFVFPGSEIYGGLANSWDYGPLGHLLKQNIKNAWWKFFVQQRADMVPLDAAIIMNPKVWEASGHLQNFHDQLVECKKCHQRFRADHLLEMISARPEHEKQPVKSISEINCPECGGNLTEPKNFNQMLKTFLGPTEDSTSIAYLRPETAGGMFVNFKNIQTTTRRRLPFGIAQIGKCFRNEITTGNFIFRTREFEIGEFEYFIHPNDWEKVFEMWLGEIKRWWSDIMQINMNNIVWHEIPDGERAHYSKRTVDIEYKYPFGIKELHGIAYRTDYDLSRHEAVSGQDMHFTDPETGEKYLPHVIEPTFGIDRMILVALLEAYHEEDAPTAEEGETEKRIVMKFPKNLAPIQVAVLPLSKKEELSVIAKPLADTLRKHFMVDYDETQSIGKRYRRQDEIGTPYCITVDFDSINDKAVTVRDRDTMAQERIKIEELIDYLKAKLQ
- the greA gene encoding transcription elongation factor GreA; the protein is MDQLILTSEGLDKLKKELEESMAKRKVIAGKIEHAKSLGDLSENFEYQEAKEDQSFNETRILELEDMIKRAVVSGVAHKGGTINLGSKIKVKINDKLQEFKIVSFNEADPVKGLISNESPLGQAFLGRLVGDKFEVVIPRGKMVCEIIAVE
- the lysS gene encoding lysine--tRNA ligase, translated to MTKKDAQQNNNNELSEESVRLEKLQRIKDRGIAPYPEKFDKTHSLAEALGEKEGKKVAVAGRLMTFRDMGKLTFAHLQDASGKMQIVFKQDELGNDEYKFLLKNIDLGDFLGIEGEAFTTQKGERSILVKKWTFLGKALRPLPEKWHGLQDQEAKYRQRYLDLISNRDTLERFILRSNFIRALREFYWQEGFYEVETPTLLHSATGAAARPYKTHNNALDIDVVLRISHELPLKELIVGGFEKIFEIGKAFRNEGHDPSHLPEHTHIEHYCAYWNYEDNIAFTEKMFDYLFDKLNIPKKITIQDKDGNPREVDFTTPWKKIDFIETVNKDSGLDIMSYTDVKDLRADCKKKEIEIEDAENMGLSTLIDNIYKKFSRPKIVNPTILYHYPKVVQPLARVNDSDNRTVDQFQLVVNGWEIVKAYSELVDPIDQRQRFVEQAAAKAAGDEEAMDVDEEYLTAMEHGMPPISGWGMGVDRLFTLLTQQPNLRDSVLFPLMKPKDKDR